Within the Leptospira stimsonii genome, the region TTCGGACAGGAACAACTCTGTTACGGAATTTTGGATCACGATAAGAATAAAACGGAACGATATTTCGAACTACAAAAAGGAATCGAAGAAATTGGCGAATACGCGGACGACTTCGTGGAAGAATTATTCCCAGCTGATGTTGCCGTCGTACATGACATTGAGAACGCACGAAATTGGAAACATCAACCGATATCAACAGGACTAAAGTATTCTCCAGTTCCTTGGGCTCAACTCGGCTATGACGTCGAAATGGCGACTTGGTTTTCCGGGATGAACGTTCTCAACGTAAACACCCACTTTCGCCCCGCCTCCAAAATCGACTTCAAAGATTATAAGATCATCATACTTCCGATGTATACGATGGTAAACGATTCCGTTTTTCAAAAATTGGAAAACTTCGTTAGGGAAGGAGGTACTCTCGTTTTAGGATATAGAACAGGCGCAAAAGATTTGAACGGCTGGATGTACGATTCTCAAATTCCCGGGCCTTTTGCGGAAATGGCCGGAGTAAAAGTAAGAAAATTCGAAGCGGTCGGAAATCAAAAAGTGAAGTTTAAGTTCCGCTTCTTTCCGGGAACTTGTTCCAAGATTTGCGAAATCTTAGAGCCAACGACCGCTGACGTATGGGCCCGTTATACCGATAAGAGAAAATTCTATAAGGGGCAACCTATAATTACCGCCAATTCTTATCATAAAGGAAGAGTAATTTACGTAGGCGCTTCGTTAGAACCATTGAGTTTTATGCTTCTCTATCGTCGAATTTTAAGAGAGGCGAAAATTCCGTTTACTTTTTACGGTCCTACCGTTGAAAAATTAAACCGAACTGGAAGAAATCGAAATTACGAAATTTATATCAATCATTCCGGCAAAAAGAATTTGGCTGGTCTGAAAATCCTGAATCCTTATGAAGTCAGAATCATATCAAAGAAAAGATGAGATCGGAAAATTGTTAAGCGAACTCAAAAAGGAAAGAATTTTTTGGAGCTAAATCAAGTCGAGGAACTGAATCGTATCCTCGCCTCCGTTTCCGGAAGCAATCGTCCTCACGAAATATTCGTCGACAACTTGCATACGCCCTTCTTGCAATTCGAAGACAGTTATATTCTTCCTCCTACTTCGGTTTACGGAGTCGAATTCTCAGCGGCAAAAGAATTTCTTATCCAGATAGAACAGCTCATTCCGGAATTGATCGCAGGTTGTCATGTTCTCCCAGAAGCGAAACCAAAGAAGAATTCGAATCAGTTGTTCCTTGTTAAGCCGCTCCCATATTCAAAGGAGAATGAAGACAAAAAATTTATCTTCGTTGTGAGTTTCATTCTTTCCTATCTCGGCGGTGCGCCGTCCTCGATGTTCGTAAAACAACCTGCGCAGGGAAAAACCGCTTCCGTTCGGACTCAAAAAATTTATTTCTTAGCGCGAATTCTCCCTTTGGAGAATTTAGAGCGGAAAGACGGACAGATCGTCGATTTTGTAACACGACAATATAAAGAGACAGAATTTATGGTGGACGTCGATACAATTCCCGCCTTCAATAAGATCCAACATACGTATTCGG harbors:
- a CDS encoding LIC_10030 family protein; this encodes MELNQVEELNRILASVSGSNRPHEIFVDNLHTPFLQFEDSYILPPTSVYGVEFSAAKEFLIQIEQLIPELIAGCHVLPEAKPKKNSNQLFLVKPLPYSKENEDKKFIFVVSFILSYLGGAPSSMFVKQPAQGKTASVRTQKIYFLARILPLENLERKDGQIVDFVTRQYKETEFMVDVDTIPAFNKIQHTYSELFDDVDYSKQITAIQSLLNITKEVWQPGKVFEPIDVEFHSISSRFLDSSQERIFSQFQNIRHLIDLLLSPESMTIDSVIQEPLHIWLRSIGTERDVTPSGNMLWKILKRK